One region of Geovibrio ferrireducens genomic DNA includes:
- a CDS encoding efflux RND transporter permease subunit: MSNFFIDRPIFAWVIAIIIMLAGVLAINTLPVEQYPEIAPPTVTINASYPGASAETLENSVTQVIEQKLVGIDYLRYFSSTSDATGNVQITLTFEPEADPDTAQVQTQNKIQSALSSLPQEVQQLGVTVNKSNSSFLMVIGLYSEDGSMTQNQIGDFISSKMADPLSRVLGVGSLQVFGQPFSMRIWLNPDQLHSYKLTTQDVINAVSAQNADVSAGQLGGNPAVHGQQINATVTAQSRLKTVDDFENIFLKVNTDGSQVRLKDVARVELGVQNYDFVSRYMGKPAAGMAVSLATGANALKTANLLKAKVAELEEFMPEGLEVIYPYDTTPFVKISIKEVVKTLFEAVVLVFLIMYLFLQNFRATLIPTIAVPVVLLGTFGILSAFGFTINVLTMFAMILAIGLLVDDAIVVVENVERVMSEEGLPPKEATRKSMNQITGALVGIALVLSAVFVPMAFFKGSTGAIYRQFSITIVSAMVLSVVVALVLTPSLCASMLKPVEKGHKEHMTGFFGWFNRMFNRSRSAYKSSVGYVASRAFRFFIVYAVIIVGLGYMFTKIPTSFLPDEDQGMMFVQVSTPPGATQERTLESVKKVEKYFMEQEKDSVASIFTVTGFSFAGRGSNTAMGFVRLKHWDERTEDSQKVFAVAQRAMMNLSTIKDAFVFAFYPPPIIALGNATGFDLKLLDRGGLGHEALMGARNQLLGMASQDARLVGVRPNGFDDVPQFKIHVDHEKASALGVSISSINSTLKTAWGSSYINDFLHEQRIKKVYIQGDSEYRMLPEDIYKWYVKNDKGEMVPFSAFTTAEWEYGSPKLERYNGTSSQEIMGAPAPGVSSGEAMQIMEEYAKQLPKGISLEWTGISYEERAAGAQTGLLYGLSLLIVFLSLAALYESWSVPFAVMLIVPLGIVGTVAATLAAGLSNDVYFQVGMLTTIGLASKNAILIVEFAKDLHDSGYGLLRSAMIASEQRLRPILMTSMAFILGVTPLAISNGAGSASQNAIGIGVIGGMTSATFLAILFVPMFFIVIMKQFGKRTEADSKEARNGK; encoded by the coding sequence ATGTCAAATTTCTTTATAGATCGTCCCATCTTCGCATGGGTGATTGCTATCATAATAATGCTCGCAGGTGTGCTCGCCATCAATACCCTGCCTGTGGAGCAGTACCCGGAGATCGCCCCGCCTACGGTGACGATCAACGCAAGCTATCCAGGTGCTTCCGCCGAAACGCTGGAAAACAGCGTTACTCAGGTTATAGAGCAGAAGCTCGTGGGTATAGATTATCTGCGTTACTTTTCATCCACAAGTGATGCCACAGGTAATGTTCAGATAACACTGACCTTTGAGCCTGAGGCAGACCCGGATACGGCACAGGTGCAGACACAGAACAAGATTCAGTCCGCCCTGTCCTCACTGCCGCAGGAGGTTCAGCAGCTCGGTGTTACGGTAAACAAGTCGAACAGCAGCTTCCTCATGGTTATCGGTCTTTACTCCGAAGACGGTTCCATGACCCAGAACCAGATCGGCGACTTTATAAGCTCAAAAATGGCAGACCCGCTCAGCCGTGTTCTGGGCGTGGGTTCGCTTCAGGTTTTCGGCCAGCCGTTCTCAATGCGTATATGGCTTAACCCTGACCAGCTTCACAGCTACAAGCTCACCACTCAGGATGTTATAAATGCAGTAAGCGCACAGAACGCAGACGTTTCCGCAGGTCAGCTCGGCGGTAACCCCGCTGTGCACGGACAGCAGATAAATGCAACTGTTACCGCGCAGTCAAGGCTGAAAACTGTTGACGACTTTGAGAATATCTTCCTCAAAGTAAATACAGACGGTTCTCAGGTGCGTCTTAAGGATGTGGCAAGAGTTGAACTCGGTGTTCAGAACTATGACTTTGTATCCCGTTATATGGGTAAACCGGCCGCAGGTATGGCTGTGAGCCTTGCAACGGGGGCAAACGCCCTTAAAACCGCTAATCTGCTTAAGGCAAAAGTTGCGGAGCTTGAGGAGTTCATGCCCGAAGGGCTTGAAGTGATTTACCCTTATGACACCACACCGTTCGTTAAAATATCAATCAAAGAGGTTGTGAAAACCCTTTTTGAGGCTGTGGTTCTCGTATTCCTTATTATGTACCTGTTTCTCCAGAATTTCAGGGCGACGCTGATCCCCACAATCGCTGTTCCTGTCGTTCTTCTGGGCACATTCGGCATACTTTCGGCATTCGGCTTCACCATCAACGTTCTTACCATGTTTGCAATGATTCTCGCCATCGGTCTTCTTGTGGATGATGCGATTGTGGTTGTGGAAAACGTTGAAAGGGTGATGAGCGAAGAAGGTCTGCCCCCTAAGGAAGCCACAAGAAAATCCATGAACCAGATCACCGGCGCCCTTGTGGGTATAGCCCTTGTTCTTTCAGCGGTTTTTGTTCCCATGGCGTTCTTCAAAGGCTCCACAGGCGCAATCTACCGCCAGTTCTCCATTACGATAGTTTCCGCGATGGTGCTTTCAGTTGTGGTTGCCCTTGTGCTTACTCCTTCACTTTGCGCATCAATGCTCAAACCTGTGGAAAAAGGGCACAAGGAGCATATGACAGGCTTCTTCGGCTGGTTCAACCGCATGTTCAACCGCAGCAGAAGCGCATATAAGTCGAGCGTGGGCTATGTGGCATCCAGAGCTTTCAGGTTCTTCATAGTATATGCGGTGATCATCGTCGGCCTCGGCTACATGTTCACAAAAATCCCCACATCATTCCTCCCCGATGAGGATCAGGGTATGATGTTTGTTCAGGTTTCCACGCCTCCCGGAGCAACTCAGGAAAGAACCCTTGAGAGCGTTAAAAAGGTTGAAAAGTATTTCATGGAGCAGGAGAAAGATTCTGTTGCCAGTATTTTCACCGTAACGGGTTTCAGCTTCGCAGGGCGCGGTTCCAACACGGCCATGGGGTTTGTGCGTCTTAAACACTGGGACGAAAGGACAGAGGACAGCCAGAAGGTTTTTGCAGTGGCGCAGAGAGCCATGATGAACCTTTCAACGATAAAAGACGCATTTGTATTCGCCTTCTATCCGCCCCCAATAATCGCCCTCGGCAACGCCACAGGTTTTGACCTTAAGCTGCTTGACAGAGGCGGTCTGGGGCATGAGGCTCTCATGGGCGCGAGGAACCAGCTTCTCGGCATGGCTTCTCAGGATGCAAGGCTTGTGGGTGTTCGTCCCAACGGCTTTGACGATGTGCCTCAGTTCAAGATCCATGTTGACCATGAAAAAGCCAGCGCTCTCGGTGTTTCCATAAGCAGCATAAACAGCACACTGAAAACCGCTTGGGGTTCATCGTACATAAATGACTTCCTCCATGAGCAGCGTATCAAAAAAGTATATATTCAGGGTGATTCGGAATACAGAATGCTTCCTGAGGATATTTACAAATGGTATGTGAAGAACGACAAAGGCGAAATGGTTCCCTTCTCCGCTTTTACAACGGCTGAATGGGAATACGGCTCACCGAAGCTTGAACGCTATAACGGCACATCATCTCAGGAAATCATGGGCGCTCCCGCTCCTGGGGTAAGCTCCGGTGAGGCGATGCAGATTATGGAGGAGTACGCCAAACAGCTTCCGAAAGGTATAAGCCTTGAATGGACGGGCATATCATACGAAGAACGCGCGGCAGGAGCCCAGACAGGGCTGCTCTACGGGCTTTCGCTGCTCATAGTGTTCCTTTCACTTGCGGCTCTGTATGAAAGCTGGTCTGTTCCATTTGCGGTAATGCTCATTGTTCCGCTTGGTATAGTGGGAACCGTTGCCGCAACGCTGGCAGCGGGGCTTTCCAATGACGTTTACTTTCAGGTGGGCATGCTTACCACCATCGGTCTGGCATCGAAAAACGCCATTCTGATTGTCGAGTTCGCAAAAGACCTGCACGACAGCGGCTACGGTCTGCTGCGGTCGGCCATGATAGCGTCCGAGCAGAGGCTCAGACCGATCCTCATGACATCAATGGCGTTCATACTGGGCGTTACACCCCTCGCCATTTCAAACGGTGCGGGTTCAGCCAGCCAGAATGCCATAGGTATAGGCGTTATCGGCGGTATGACCTCAGCTACGTTCCTTGCCATACTGTTTGTTCCCATGTTCTTCATTGTTATAATGAAGCAGTTCGGAAAACGCACAGAGGCTGACTCTAAGGAGGCTAGAAATGGTAAGTAG
- a CDS encoding anaerobic C4-dicarboxylate transporter, with amino-acid sequence MLYLEFLFLLLMLYIGSRFGGIGLGVVSGIGLLIEVLIFKMPPTSPPITVMLIILAVVTCASILEAAGGLKYMLQIAERILRSNPKKVTIIGPLVTYTMTVMLGTGHAVYTIMPIIGDVALKNGIRPERPMASASVASQMGITASPISAAVVYYLSELSGLTEGLSLLSILAVTLPATLLGTIAMSVYSIYRGKELKDDPEFQKRMQDPIWRERIENTTATTLNEKLPDSARRAVFLFLASLGVIVIFGMFPSLRTIEGMPKPVDMATLIQMMMLAFGGLILIVTKTKPSLIPEGVVFKSGMVACIAIFGIAWMSDTYFQYAMPAFKVSITEMVQAYPWSFALAMFIVSVVVNSQAATCKMMLPVGLGLGLPPALLIGIMPSSYGYFFIPNYPSDIATCTFDTTGTTKIGKFYFNHSFMVPGLIAVTTACCVGYALALVII; translated from the coding sequence ATGCTGTACTTAGAATTTTTATTTCTCCTTTTAATGCTTTATATAGGCAGCCGTTTCGGCGGAATAGGGCTCGGAGTTGTTTCGGGCATAGGTCTTCTGATCGAGGTTCTCATCTTCAAGATGCCCCCCACCTCGCCCCCCATAACCGTTATGCTGATAATCCTTGCCGTGGTTACCTGCGCGTCCATACTGGAGGCGGCAGGCGGTCTGAAATACATGCTTCAGATTGCGGAGCGGATTCTGCGCTCAAACCCCAAGAAAGTCACAATAATCGGCCCCCTCGTAACCTACACCATGACAGTGATGCTCGGCACAGGGCACGCAGTGTATACCATAATGCCTATCATAGGCGATGTTGCCCTGAAAAACGGCATACGCCCCGAACGCCCCATGGCTTCGGCCTCTGTCGCCTCCCAGATGGGTATAACCGCAAGCCCTATTTCAGCGGCGGTGGTTTACTATCTCTCTGAGCTTTCAGGCCTGACAGAAGGGCTCAGCCTTCTTTCCATACTTGCGGTAACACTGCCCGCAACACTGCTCGGTACTATCGCAATGTCCGTCTACAGCATATACAGAGGCAAAGAACTTAAGGACGATCCCGAATTTCAGAAACGCATGCAGGATCCCATCTGGCGTGAAAGAATCGAAAACACCACAGCAACAACGCTTAATGAGAAGCTGCCCGATTCAGCCCGCCGTGCCGTGTTCCTGTTCCTCGCTTCTCTCGGCGTAATCGTGATTTTCGGCATGTTCCCCTCTCTGCGCACAATAGAAGGCATGCCCAAGCCTGTTGATATGGCAACCCTCATCCAGATGATGATGCTCGCCTTCGGCGGTCTCATACTCATAGTGACAAAAACCAAACCATCGCTCATTCCCGAAGGTGTTGTCTTCAAATCAGGCATGGTAGCGTGCATCGCCATCTTCGGCATAGCATGGATGAGCGATACATACTTCCAGTACGCCATGCCCGCGTTCAAGGTTTCCATAACCGAGATGGTTCAGGCATACCCGTGGTCATTCGCTCTGGCGATGTTCATTGTATCCGTTGTGGTCAACTCTCAGGCGGCAACATGCAAAATGATGCTCCCCGTGGGTCTGGGTCTCGGTCTGCCCCCTGCGCTCCTCATAGGCATAATGCCCTCCAGCTACGGATATTTCTTCATCCCCAACTATCCGTCTGATATTGCAACATGCACATTCGACACCACAGGAACCACAAAGATAGGTAAATTCTACTTCAACCACAGTTTCATGGTTCCGGGTCTCATAGCGGTTACAACAGCCTGCTGTGTGGGCTACGCTCTGGCTCTGGTTATAATCTGA
- a CDS encoding YqaA family protein, with product MSGLAVYGGLFFIAFLAASIFPAQSEAVLAGLIAGGYPVFLLLAFATAGNVLGSVFNWFLGREAVRFSGRKWFPVKPEILLKAQNWYGRYGRWSLLLSWVPVIGDPLTLAAGVMRERLLFFVPIVFAAKLGRYIAVWLAVRGIAA from the coding sequence TTGAGCGGTTTGGCCGTATACGGCGGATTATTTTTCATAGCATTTCTTGCGGCCAGCATTTTCCCCGCACAGTCCGAAGCTGTTCTGGCGGGGCTCATCGCGGGCGGCTATCCGGTTTTTCTTCTGCTTGCTTTCGCCACAGCGGGCAATGTTCTGGGGTCTGTTTTTAACTGGTTTCTGGGCAGGGAGGCTGTGAGGTTTTCCGGCAGGAAATGGTTCCCGGTAAAGCCTGAAATCCTGCTGAAAGCACAGAACTGGTACGGCAGATACGGCAGATGGTCGCTGCTTTTAAGCTGGGTTCCGGTGATAGGGGATCCCCTGACCCTCGCGGCGGGGGTAATGCGGGAGAGGCTCCTGTTCTTTGTTCCCATAGTGTTTGCTGCGAAGCTTGGCAGATATATTGCCGTCTGGCTGGCAGTGCGGGGAATAGCAGCCTAG
- a CDS encoding ATP-binding protein, with protein MKRYFSERPVKTQMLMMIFAVLMLQLMISGLIFSGMVADFLRFQIGEKALNIAQTMTTIPLIQKSLAARRDDDGQVQSMAEDIRLKTGAAYVVVADNFGIRLSHPNPANIGKKFQGDDTDRATTYGEAYVSEAVGTLGPSVRGIAPVYHEGEIVGFVAVGYLRERIRATILEHQKKPLLFVFMMFATGLGAAVLIANHQKRITLGLEPAEIADLFLERNAIIDTIRAGIIAVNTENRIRLINKNAIRVLSLSRDYIGRHIKEIFPPEYSADVISSKTNMEDTSMTVNGVELLTNVMVVMHMGKVHGAVITFRRKNEITLLAQELNRIKKYSDMLRVQSHEYSNKLHTVAGLIQIEAYQEALELILSETRIHEEMISFVNANVPDPIVSALIIGKHSRARELKIDLAIAENSRMTDIPSHIDREKIVTILGNILDNAFDAVIDSPVKQVLLTMRDSGRSIVFQVEDSGSGLAPDIIEDIFQKGVSTKGENRGVGLYLVQSALIELRGSVGIARSRLGGVSFRVTIPKEMYHEENKNGNS; from the coding sequence ATGAAGCGCTACTTCTCTGAACGCCCCGTAAAAACACAGATGCTGATGATGATTTTTGCCGTGCTTATGCTCCAGCTGATGATCAGCGGGCTGATATTCTCCGGCATGGTGGCGGATTTCCTGCGGTTTCAGATAGGGGAAAAGGCGCTTAACATAGCACAGACCATGACCACAATCCCCCTGATACAGAAATCCTTAGCCGCAAGAAGAGATGATGACGGACAGGTTCAGTCCATGGCAGAGGATATAAGGCTGAAAACCGGAGCCGCATATGTTGTGGTTGCGGACAACTTCGGCATACGCCTCTCACACCCGAACCCGGCTAACATCGGCAAAAAGTTTCAGGGGGACGACACGGACAGGGCAACTACCTACGGAGAGGCATATGTCTCCGAAGCTGTGGGAACGCTTGGGCCTTCCGTGCGGGGGATTGCGCCCGTTTACCACGAAGGGGAGATAGTGGGCTTCGTGGCGGTGGGCTATCTCAGAGAGCGGATTCGGGCAACTATTCTTGAACACCAGAAAAAGCCGCTCCTCTTTGTTTTTATGATGTTCGCAACAGGCCTCGGCGCGGCGGTGCTCATAGCTAACCATCAGAAGAGGATAACCCTCGGTCTGGAACCTGCGGAGATAGCCGACCTCTTTCTGGAGCGCAACGCCATAATCGACACGATCCGCGCAGGGATTATCGCTGTCAACACTGAAAACCGCATAAGACTGATCAATAAAAACGCCATAAGGGTTCTTTCACTCAGCAGGGACTATATAGGCCGCCATATAAAGGAAATTTTCCCGCCGGAATATTCCGCTGATGTCATAAGCTCCAAAACCAATATGGAGGACACCTCCATGACTGTAAACGGTGTTGAGCTCCTTACCAACGTTATGGTGGTCATGCACATGGGCAAGGTGCACGGCGCTGTTATCACCTTCCGGAGGAAAAATGAGATAACCCTTCTGGCGCAGGAGCTGAACCGAATCAAAAAATACTCGGACATGCTCCGTGTCCAGTCCCACGAATATTCCAACAAGCTCCACACAGTGGCGGGGCTTATTCAGATAGAGGCTTATCAGGAAGCGCTGGAGCTTATCCTCTCGGAAACCAGAATACATGAGGAGATGATAAGCTTCGTAAACGCCAATGTGCCTGACCCCATTGTTTCTGCGCTGATCATCGGCAAGCACAGCAGGGCCAGGGAGCTTAAAATTGACCTCGCAATAGCGGAAAACAGCCGCATGACTGACATACCTTCACATATTGACCGTGAGAAGATAGTGACGATCTTAGGCAACATACTGGACAATGCCTTTGACGCGGTAATCGATTCCCCAGTGAAACAGGTTCTGCTTACCATGAGGGATTCCGGCAGAAGCATTGTCTTTCAGGTTGAGGATTCAGGCAGCGGTCTGGCGCCGGATATAATAGAAGACATCTTCCAGAAAGGCGTAAGCACCAAAGGCGAAAACAGAGGCGTGGGGCTTTATCTTGTACAGAGTGCGCTCATTGAGCTTCGGGGCTCTGTGGGAATAGCCCGCAGCAGGCTGGGCGGAGTGTCGTTCCGGGTGACAATACCAAAGGAAATGTATCATGAAGAAAATAAGAACGGTAATAGTTGA
- a CDS encoding response regulator gives MKKIRTVIVEDDIKISELHKRFTEKVEGFEVIGIANSLPDGEEMVDVLEPELVLLDLFFPEGNGMQLLKKMREKGKSVDVILITAAKEVGSLQEALRGGAFDYLVKPVIFDRFKASLEKFRTYRTELMKNSVLEQQMIDRLIHPAAEAQDESGLPKGIDPITLRKICAVFEEEGADGYSAEDVGKKINASRNTARRYLEYLLASGFLYADIDYGTVGRPERIFRRMSI, from the coding sequence ATGAAGAAAATAAGAACGGTAATAGTTGAAGACGACATCAAAATATCAGAGCTTCATAAACGCTTCACCGAAAAGGTCGAAGGCTTTGAGGTGATAGGCATAGCAAACAGCCTCCCGGACGGTGAGGAGATGGTGGATGTGCTTGAGCCGGAGCTTGTGCTTCTGGATCTCTTTTTTCCGGAAGGCAACGGCATGCAGCTCCTCAAAAAGATGCGTGAAAAGGGAAAATCAGTGGACGTGATACTGATCACCGCAGCAAAAGAGGTGGGCTCATTGCAGGAAGCTCTCCGCGGAGGAGCGTTTGATTACCTTGTGAAGCCTGTGATATTTGACAGATTCAAGGCATCGCTTGAAAAATTCCGCACATACCGCACGGAACTGATGAAAAACTCCGTGCTTGAACAGCAGATGATAGACAGACTTATACACCCCGCAGCGGAGGCTCAGGATGAAAGCGGGCTCCCCAAGGGGATAGACCCCATAACCCTGAGAAAGATATGCGCCGTGTTCGAGGAGGAAGGAGCAGACGGCTATTCCGCCGAGGATGTGGGGAAAAAGATAAATGCAAGCCGCAACACAGCCAGACGCTATCTGGAATACCTTCTCGCATCCGGCTTTCTGTACGCCGATATAGATTACGGAACAGTGGGCAGACCGGAACGGATTTTCAGGAGAATGAGCATATAG
- a CDS encoding efflux transporter outer membrane subunit, protein MVSRKNIIAAAAVSVIMAGCSMIPAYEKPASPVAASFPAGEAYSKADSGSVNVSGLAWKDFFLAPELRALIEKALENNRDLRVAALNIESARAAYRIQRSDLLPNVDATGAFTRQRVPENASTTGSAYTASTYSVGIGVAAYELDFFGRVRSLSEKALESYFATEEARNAAQITLISEVANAYVTYLGDKGMLRLSEETLKNRQESYNLVKRKYELGSATKLDLEQAATAVENARISKVQYTRLTAQDLNALTLLAGTQIDAASLQADLPDEVTALRALPAGVPSETLLNRPDIKRAEHSLKAANADIGAARAAFFPSITLTASAGLASTGLDDLFSSGSGLAWSFAPKINIPIFNAGRNKANLEVAKVNQKIAAAEYEKAIQTAFREVADQLAAKGTFTDQLEAQKSLAESARSVYDLSSERYKHGVSSYLEVLDAHRSLFAAEQGLISVRQQYLNNLVTLYKVLGGGQI, encoded by the coding sequence ATGGTAAGTAGAAAAAATATAATAGCGGCGGCGGCCGTGTCTGTAATAATGGCGGGGTGCTCCATGATCCCCGCTTATGAAAAACCCGCCTCGCCAGTGGCGGCCTCATTCCCCGCAGGAGAGGCCTACAGTAAGGCGGACAGCGGCTCTGTGAATGTTTCGGGTTTAGCGTGGAAGGACTTCTTCCTCGCTCCGGAGCTCAGGGCACTGATAGAAAAAGCCCTTGAAAACAACAGGGATCTGCGTGTTGCGGCTCTGAATATAGAGTCCGCCAGAGCGGCTTACCGTATTCAGCGCTCAGACCTTCTCCCGAATGTTGATGCCACAGGCGCATTCACACGTCAGCGTGTGCCAGAGAACGCAAGCACAACGGGCAGCGCTTACACCGCATCAACCTACAGCGTGGGAATAGGTGTTGCCGCTTACGAGCTTGACTTCTTCGGCAGAGTGAGAAGCCTCAGCGAAAAAGCCCTTGAAAGCTATTTCGCAACCGAGGAAGCGAGAAACGCCGCACAGATAACACTTATCTCCGAAGTGGCAAACGCATATGTGACCTATCTGGGTGATAAGGGGATGCTGAGGCTTTCCGAGGAAACACTGAAAAACCGTCAGGAATCATATAACCTTGTGAAAAGGAAGTATGAATTGGGCAGCGCCACTAAGCTTGATCTCGAACAGGCGGCGACAGCGGTGGAAAACGCAAGGATAAGCAAGGTTCAGTACACAAGGCTCACAGCGCAGGATTTAAATGCTCTTACGCTTCTTGCAGGTACTCAGATAGACGCGGCTTCGCTTCAGGCTGACCTGCCTGATGAGGTGACTGCGCTGAGGGCTCTGCCCGCGGGCGTGCCTTCGGAGACACTTCTGAACAGGCCTGATATAAAACGTGCCGAGCATTCGCTGAAAGCGGCCAACGCCGATATAGGCGCGGCAAGGGCGGCCTTCTTCCCCTCTATAACGCTTACCGCCTCAGCAGGGCTTGCAAGCACAGGGCTTGATGATCTTTTCAGCTCAGGCTCAGGACTTGCTTGGTCGTTCGCGCCGAAGATAAATATACCGATCTTCAACGCGGGACGTAACAAGGCTAATCTTGAAGTGGCTAAAGTGAATCAGAAAATAGCTGCGGCTGAGTATGAAAAAGCGATCCAGACCGCCTTCCGTGAGGTGGCGGATCAGCTTGCCGCGAAGGGAACCTTCACAGACCAGCTTGAGGCGCAGAAGTCCCTTGCGGAGTCGGCGCGGAGTGTTTATGATCTCTCCAGTGAGCGCTATAAACACGGAGTATCAAGCTACCTTGAGGTGCTGGATGCACACCGTTCGCTTTTCGCGGCGGAGCAGGGGCTAATCTCCGTCAGACAGCAGTATTTGAATAACCTCGTCACCCTTTACAAAGTTCTGGGCGGCGGACAGATATAA
- a CDS encoding efflux RND transporter periplasmic adaptor subunit, with translation MKSKLLVIAGLTAAVIVGLVIWKSGSSATAAQPQGGGERPPAEVTVFTVKTEPLTFTKDLPGRTSAVRVAEIRPQVSGIVVKRLFKEGGNVSAGQQLYQIDPAPFQAAYDSAQAELMRAEANLQSAAPKAERYAGLVDAGGVSRQEYDDAVTALAQAKAAVAAAKAAVTAAKINLDYTKVFSPISGHIGKSSVTEGALVTANQASALATVQQLDSIYVDVSQSAEEVMKLRRMVTEDGTLGSSAEVELLINTKTYAHKGVMQFSDVTVDETTGMVQLRVLFPNPERELLPGLFVKARIGQAKDDAAVLIPQQTAVRNADGSVIVWAVDAENTVNPRPVQVSDAVGNRWLVNSGLQPGDRIVVEGLQKIRPGAKVNPVEHKAE, from the coding sequence ATGAAATCAAAGTTATTGGTTATCGCAGGTTTGACTGCGGCAGTTATTGTTGGTTTGGTTATATGGAAAAGCGGAAGCAGCGCTACAGCAGCCCAGCCGCAGGGAGGAGGGGAGAGACCGCCTGCCGAGGTTACTGTTTTTACGGTAAAGACAGAGCCGCTCACATTTACAAAAGACCTGCCCGGACGCACTTCAGCGGTAAGAGTTGCTGAAATACGCCCGCAGGTTTCGGGCATAGTAGTTAAAAGACTTTTTAAAGAAGGCGGCAATGTAAGTGCCGGTCAGCAGCTTTATCAGATAGACCCCGCACCTTTTCAGGCAGCTTATGACAGCGCTCAGGCAGAGCTTATGAGGGCTGAGGCGAATCTCCAGTCCGCTGCTCCCAAGGCGGAGAGGTACGCAGGCCTTGTGGACGCGGGCGGTGTCAGCAGACAGGAATATGATGACGCAGTTACCGCTCTGGCGCAGGCTAAAGCAGCAGTTGCGGCCGCTAAGGCAGCAGTTACCGCCGCTAAGATAAATCTCGATTACACTAAGGTTTTTTCACCTATTTCAGGCCATATAGGCAAGTCAAGCGTGACAGAGGGTGCCCTTGTTACCGCCAATCAGGCCTCGGCTCTGGCGACTGTTCAGCAGCTTGACAGCATATATGTTGACGTAAGCCAGTCAGCGGAAGAGGTTATGAAACTGCGCCGCATGGTAACGGAGGACGGCACTCTGGGTTCCAGCGCGGAGGTTGAGCTTCTCATCAATACTAAAACATATGCCCACAAAGGGGTTATGCAGTTTTCTGATGTGACTGTTGATGAAACAACAGGAATGGTTCAGCTTCGTGTTCTTTTCCCCAACCCTGAAAGGGAGCTTCTGCCCGGTCTTTTTGTTAAAGCCAGAATAGGTCAGGCCAAGGATGATGCTGCAGTGCTTATCCCTCAGCAGACGGCGGTGAGAAATGCAGACGGCAGCGTGATAGTGTGGGCGGTTGATGCTGAAAACACTGTTAACCCCCGTCCTGTTCAGGTTTCGGATGCTGTGGGCAACAGATGGCTCGTAAACTCCGGCCTCCAGCCCGGTGACAGAATTGTTGTCGAAGGCCTCCAGAAAATACGCCCCGGCGCAAAGGTTAACCCTGTAGAACACAAAGCCGAATAG
- a CDS encoding TetR/AcrR family transcriptional regulator, which produces MNLRKRKEVLDNLFKERIVKTVIELIKENSSITMDEVAKRSGVSKGSLYNYFENKESLMEYVHAEMVSPITNGIEVIFKSGKKPSEMLLDLFEGFFDVSDEVCLYFGFLDAHRTVEEDAKETHYLLIEPLAVIFRAGIETGEFVNIDPYILANTFVGMVIGTFGSYGFRNAEKTDFLNAKEEMLKLIKRLIIT; this is translated from the coding sequence ATGAACCTTAGAAAAAGAAAAGAGGTTTTGGACAACCTTTTCAAGGAACGGATTGTCAAAACAGTTATAGAACTGATTAAAGAGAACAGCAGCATCACCATGGATGAGGTGGCTAAAAGGTCCGGTGTGTCCAAGGGCTCTCTTTACAACTACTTCGAAAATAAAGAAAGCCTTATGGAATATGTGCATGCGGAGATGGTTTCACCCATAACAAATGGGATAGAGGTAATATTTAAAAGCGGTAAGAAACCGTCGGAAATGCTTCTTGATCTTTTTGAGGGCTTTTTCGATGTCAGCGATGAGGTGTGTCTGTATTTTGGTTTTCTGGATGCGCACCGCACAGTTGAGGAGGATGCAAAAGAGACTCACTACCTGCTGATAGAGCCTCTGGCAGTTATTTTCAGGGCAGGTATTGAGACAGGAGAGTTTGTAAACATAGACCCGTATATTCTGGCGAACACGTTTGTAGGCATGGTAATAGGCACATTTGGTTCCTACGGGTTCAGAAATGCGGAGAAAACCGACTTTCTGAACGCGAAAGAGGAAATGTTGAAGCTGATAAAAAGGCTGATAATCACATAG